A stretch of Pyrenophora tritici-repentis strain M4 chromosome 7, whole genome shotgun sequence DNA encodes these proteins:
- a CDS encoding RNase-P-pop3 domain containing protein codes for MAPTTKQNSKPVFKTASPFTETKWPEISQDDEDVILELLCNLVTPLGDHRHVYIHPSKGKKRKRNIKPDKDVSTMADTPPPPPEISNHLLVGLNSVTRHLEALAAKTAPSTAPVTNKSPESMHANMKSAPVSDSETNVLSPLSMVILTHPKPTLSPAHAHLPTLVHLATLPPASTASRTANVETRLIALPTSADARLASALGIPRAGALAIYQGAPGAKTLEDYVREHIGVTQCPWIDEAMSAEWKGLNVKSEIPGTNK; via the exons ATGGCACCCACGACAAAACAAAATTCCAAACCAGTCTTCAAAACGGCCTCGCCTTTTACGGAGACGAAGTG GCCGGAGATATCGCAGGATGACGAAGACGTGATACTAGAACTGCTATGCAA CCTTGTCACGCCCTTAGGCGATCACCGACATGTCTACATCCACCCATCCAAGGGCAAGAAGCGCAAGCGCAACATCAAACCAGATAAAGATGTCTCTACCATGGCCGATACCCCACCGCCTCCGCCCGAGATTAGCAATCATTTGCTCGTCGGTCTCAACAGCGTCACGCGACACCTTGAAGCGCTGGCTGCGAAGACAGCACCATCCACAGCACCAGTGACCAACAAGTCCCCTGAAAGTATGCATGCCAACATGAAGTCGGCGCCAGTGAGCGACAGCGAGACGAACGTGTTGAGTCCCCTCAGCATGGTTATCCTGACCCACCCCAAACCCACTCTCTCACCTGCACACGCGCATCTGCCGACACTAGTCCACCTCGCCACTCTTCCACCAGCATCCACTGCCTCACGCACCGCAAACGTGGAAACACGACTCATTGCCCTTCCAACGTCAGCAGATGCCCGGCTCGCCTCTGCTCTAGGGATTCCCCGCGCCGGTGCACTAGCCATCTACCAAGGCGCACCGGGAGCCAAGACGTTGGAAGACTATGTGCGCGAGCACATTGGAGTAACGCAGTGTCCGTGGATTGACGAAGCCATGAGCGCAGAGTGGAAGGGCCTGAATGTCAAGAGTGAGATTCCTGGGACGAACAAGTGA
- a CDS encoding putative mediator complex subunit med20 protein yields MKYSGLYFISNPSTNIDASLSIVNTLIQSIESSFQSATRQAPWSLSYRAFRDTIPPGYQHPTGADGKPKPYAHSYQHLLHLSNLDSNRTYIYAQPATQPETVVSIPLRQQDAYGSVLKFQLSALWLSRHTFSVREGTTYSCGLCTIQIGELRATREGPQSASVLSPGIVVCITTTVGAEDTDDGPDSGHASVGNETTMQVDGDDDEIDFEYAQTVIREFWSKIKDGRDLGRSEVREVMMAPVAPRKKAQERDAAVHL; encoded by the exons ATGAAGTACAGCGG GCTATACTTTATCTCTAACCCTTCCACAAACATCGACGCCTCCCTATCCATCGTAAACACCCTCATCCAAAGCATCGAGTCAAGCTTCCAGAGCGCAACACGCCAAGCACCATGGTCGCTCTCATACCGCGCCTTCCGCGACACCATACCCCCAGGCTACCAGCACCCAACCGGCGCAGACGGTAAACCAAAACCATACGCGCATTCATACCaacacctcctccacctctCGAACCTCGACTCCAACCGCACATATATATATGCGCAGCCTGCAACACAACCAGAAACTGTCGTATCCATACCGCTTCGACAACAAGACGCATATGGCTCGGTACTCAAATTCCAGTTATCAGCGCTATGGTTATCACGACACACATTTTCCGTGCGAGAAGGTACCACATATAGCTGCGGGCTATGTACAATACAGATTGGAGAACTGCGAGCGACGCGCGAGGGCCCACAGTCTGCAAGTGTATTGTCGCCCGGCATCGTCGTCTGCATCACTACGACAGTCGGCGCAGAGGATACAGACGACGGCCCTGACTCGGGGCATGCGTCTGTGGGCAATGAAACGACAATGCAGGTCGACGGTGACGACGACGAGATCGACTTTGAGTACGCACAAACTGTGATTCGTGAGTTCTGGAGTAAGATCAAAGACGGTCGCGACCTTGGCCGCTCTGAAGTCCGGGAAGTCATGATGGCACCAGTGGCCCCGCGTAAGAAGGCCCAGGAACGCGATGCCGCTGTGC ACTTGTAG
- a CDS encoding WD40 repeat protein → MDPDYFTSVRDDRDPTAPQIEDSDTDMAASASATASSSRPFMQNSPALHGRKARMSRSGAPRPIITPTSPSSSSIPHTLLASAPASPPTPAPSPTPTQRVPDWSTAAEHEDGDIKSIRAQFGDMNRAERMRLLGELLNLCDSQELSFVAEFVSPRLKKDPFMVLPTELCLRILECVDDPTTLARASQVSKKWRELVNDDSAWRLLCQKFSFRALPKEDRIEDDAAGDDMEDADSKSWWQNDERAPRTDDVLAREHLEVGPSNIGTEGLRTQSLDRAAKRKSSYRRPQATTYRSHFKQRYMVETAWRNGGVCDARQITPDQGVVTSLHLTKKYIVVALDNAKIHVFDTVGDHQKTLQGHVMGVWAMVPWGDLLVSGGCDRDVRVWNLATGFPQFTLRGHTSTVRCLKMSDANTAISGSRDTTLRIWDLKKGLCKHVLIGHQASVRCLEIHGDIVVSGSYDTTAKIWSISEGKCLRTLTGHFSQIYAIAFDGKKIATGSLDTSVRIWDPNDGKCLAVLQGHTSLVGQLQMRDDILVTGGSDGSVRVWSLATYQAIHRLAAHDNSVTSLQFDNTRIVSGGSDGRVKVWDLKTGVPVRELSSPAEAVWRVVFEEEKAVIMASRGGRTIMEVWDFSPPAEEDFDSRSSTPASMPEHLEVEYNRPRSAILPTTSPLVQDHSVGDVTMADANDS, encoded by the exons ATGGATCCCGACTACTTCACAAGCGTGCGAGACGACCGCGACCCAACCGCGCCCCAAATTGAAGATTCCGACACTGACATGGCCGCATCTGCGAGCGCTACCGCTTCTTCATCACGACCCTTTATGCAGAACTCACCCGCACTCCACGGGCGCAAGGCACGCATGTCTCGCTCAGGAGCCCCACGGCCCATAATCACGCCTACGAGCCCGTCATCGTCATCGATACCGCACACCCTCCTAGCCTCCGCCCCAGCCTCGCCGCCCACACCCGCTCCGAGTCCCACGCCAACGCAGCGAGTGCCCGACTGGAGCACCGCGGCCGAGCACGAGGATGGAGATATCAAGAGTATACGTGCCCAGTTCGGCGATATGAACCGCGCCGAGCGGATGCGCCTCCTGGGCGAGTTGCTGAATCTGTGCGACAGCCAGGAGCTAAGCTTCGTGGCCGAGTTTGTCAGTCCCCGGTTAAAGAAGGACCCATTCATGGTTCTACCAACCGAACTGTGCCTCAGG ATTCTTGAATGCGTCGACGACCCCACGACTCTCGCCCGAGCCTCGCAGGTGTCCAAGAAGTGGCGTGAACTCGTCAACGACGACAGTGCCTGGCGGTTGCTGTGCCAAAAGTTCTCCTTCAGAGCTTTGCCAAAAGAAGACAGGATCGAAGACGATGCCGCCGGTGACGACATGGAAGACGCCGATTCCAAGTCGTGGTGGCAGAATGACGAGCGTGCCCCCAGAACAGATGATGTGCTGGCAAGAGAACACCTCGAAGTCGGCCCGTCAAATATAGGCACTGAGGGCCTGCGCACTCAGAGTCTCGACCGAGCTGCCAAGAGAAAGTCATCGTACCGGAGACCACAAGCGACCACATACCGCTCGCATTTCAAGCAGCGATACATGGTCGAGACTGCGTGGCGCAACGGGGGAGTATGTGACGCGCGACAAATCACCCCAGACCAGGGTGTAGTAACCAGTCTACACCTGACTAAGAAGTACATTGTGGTTGCGCTTGACAATGCAAAGATTCACGTCTTCGACACAGTCGGCGACCATCAGAAAACCCTCCAGGGGCACGTCATGGGGGTGTGGGCCATGGTCCCTTGGGGCGATCTATTGGTCAGCGGTGGCTGCGATCGCGACGTTCGCGTATGGAACCTTGCGACTGG CTTCCCACAATTCACCCTGCGCGGTCACACTTCTACAGTACGATGCCTGAAGATGTCCGACGCAAACACCGCCATATCCGGCTCCAGAGATACTACGCTGCGCATCTGGGATCTGAAGAAGGGCCTATGCAAACATGTCCTAATTGGTCATCAGGCTAGCGTCCGATGCCTTGAGATCCACGGCGACATAGTTGTGTCCGGCAGCTACGACACTACTGCGAAGATTTGGAGCATCTCAGAGGGCAAGTGCCTGCGCACACTTACTGGCCACTTTAGCCAGATCTATGCCATTGCCTTCGATGGCAAGAAGATTGCGACTGGAAGTCTGGACACCAGTGTCCGGATATGGGATCCAAACGATGG CAAATGTTTGGCTGTGCTACAGGGCCACACCTCTCTTGTTGGACAGCTCCAAATGCGCGACGATATTCTTGTGACAGGTGGTTCAGACGGCTCTGTCCGCGTGTGGAGCCTTGCAACCTACCAAGCCATTCATCGATTGGCCGCTCACGATAACAGCGTGACGAGTTTGCAATTCGATAATACGAGGATAGTCAGCGGTGGTAGCGATGGCCGCGTCAAGGTTTGGGATCTCAAGACCGGAGTTCCAGTGAGAGAGTTGAGCAGTCCTGCTGAAGCCGTCTGGAGAGTTGTCTTCGAAGAAGAGAAGGCCGTCATCATGGCCAGCCGGGGCGGTCGGACCATTATGGAG GTGTGGGACTTTTCACCGCCCGCCGAAGAAGACTTCGACTCTCGATCCTCCACTCCTGCAAGCATGCCAGAGCATCTCGAAGTTGAATACAATCGTCCGCGATCTGCCATTCTCCCCACGACATCCCCGCTTGTACAGGACCATAGCGTCGGTGACGTAACCATGGCCGACGCGAACGATTCGTAA
- a CDS encoding HET domain containing protein gives MRLPARRLMQDERELEIFNSSIVYRVPHSVYCSHRRRRIYRSELCLGYNVFQNISKDTGKWESLPLDGVNQVIEDAIAVVIALGKRYLWVDQYCINQLDMDIKATQIREMDCVYAGAYVTIVACAGVDSDYGLSGISRERNPRLSATLPQLELVTSPPALSVAIRNTKWKTRGWTYQEAVLSRRCLLFTDQQVYFACKNMSCCETDTDAGATSYSASHKIPMDLSRRIFHCEHQMAEDTNDLFDQIEEYSSRSLTHKEDALNAFRGLLNRSRFYTYYGIPIVPLNTESDQLGQLENMNL, from the coding sequence ATGCGACTCCCAGCACGAAGACTTATGCAAGACGAAAGAGAACTTGAGATTTTCAATTCCTCTATCGTGTATAGAGTGCCACACTCGGTCTATTGTTCAcatcgaagaagacgaatATATCGCTCTGAGTTATGTTTGGGGTACAACGTGTTCCAGAATATCTCAAAAGATACGGGGAAATGGGAATCTCTTCCTTTGGATGGTGTGAATCAGGTCATCGAGGATGCCATTGCGGTTGTGATAGCTCTTGGAAAGCGATATCTCTGGGTTGACCAATACTGCATCAATCAGCTGGATATGGATATCAAGGCAACCCAGATAAGGGAGATGGACTGCGTATATGCTGGAGCTTATGTGACCATTGTCGCATGCGCAGGAGTTGATTCCGACTATGGGCTATCAGGAATTAGTCGCGAGCGAAATCCGCGGCTTTCCGCTACCTTGCCTCAATTGGAGCTGGTCACTTCCCCACCAGCATTGTCTGTTGCAATCCGCAACACCAAATGGAAGACTCGAGGTTGGACATACCAAGAAGCAGTTCTCTCCCGCCGATGTTTACTTTTCACCGATCAGCAAGTCTACTTTGCATGCAAAAACATGAGCTGCTGTGAAACAGACACAGACGCTGGCGCAACATCCTACTCTGCTTCACACAAAATTCCAATGGACCTGAGCAGGCGCATTTTTCACTGTGAGCATCAGATGGCGGAAGACACAAATGATTTGTTTGATCAGATTGAGGAATATAGCAGTAGAAGTCTAACGCATAAAGAAGATGCGTTGAATGCTTTTCGGGGACTGCTAAATCGCTCTCGCTTCTATACATACTATGGAATTCCAATTGTTCCACTCAATACTGAGTCGGATCAGCTTGGACAACTTGAAAATATGAACTTGTGA
- a CDS encoding MET2, Homoserine acetyltransferase, whose translation MSVSRSLIAGARASRTTYTIQCFARTASQAPRLFVRQKSTQATRKIHQQSPRKAQHAAATQEVESSNPALSFPCLDAHESRSASLSRKRSSAGPEPSYTSGHTLNFHSTQPILLDWGGILPEFNIAYETWGQLNSDKSNAILLHTGLSASSHAHSTETNTKPGWWEKFIGPGKPLDTDKYFVICTNVIGGCYGSTGPSSIDPANGERYATRFPILTMEDMVRAQFRLLDNLGIRRLYASVGSSMGGMQSLAAGTLFPERVGRLVSISGCARSHPYSIAMRHTQRQVLMMDPNWARGFYYDGIPPHGGMKLAREIATVTYRSGPEWEQRFGRRRADPSRPPALCPDFLIETYLDHAGEKWCLEYDPNSLLYVSKAMDLFDLGQEHRNRINEVRKANRGKLQAYLDGNAITTDTSSDLCSLTLPDQPYEEKEQPADVDAVTHTDGSEPPADLVAGMKPLANTPTLVLGVASDILFPAWQQKEIATTLKRAGNKNVTHIELGEEKSLFGHDTFLLDLQNVGGAVQNFLG comes from the exons ATGAGCGTGTCTCGTAGTTTGATCGCAGGCGCGCGAGCCTCACGGACCACCTACACCATACAATGCTTTGCAAGGACGGCATCGCAGGCTCCACGGCTGTTTGTGAGACAGAAATCAACCCAAGCTACTCGGAAGATCCACCAGCAATCTCCACGTAAAGCACAACATGCAGCGGCTACCCAAGAAGTAGAGTCGTCCAATCCCGCCCTTTCGTTCCCATGCCTCGATGCACACGAATCTCGTTCAGCGTCCTTGTCAAGAAAACGATCGTCGGCCGGGCCAGAGCCCTCGTACACATCGGGCCACACGCTGAACTTTCACTCGACACAGCCGATACTGCTTGATTGGGGTGGCATACTACCAGAGTTCAACATCGCATATGAGACGTGGGGGCAGCTGAATTCTGACAAGAGCAACGCAATCCTGCTGCATACTGGTCTATCGGCATCTAGTCATGCTCACAGTACAGAGACGAACACAAAGCCGGGGTGGTGGGAGAAGTTCATCGGGCCTGGGAAGCCACTGGATACGGACAAGTACTTCGTCATCTGTACCAATGTAATCGGAGGATGTTATGGCTCGACTGGACCCTCCTCGATTGACCCTGCCAATGGCGAGCGATACGCCACAAGATTCCCGATTCTCACAATGGAAGATATGGTCCGTGCCCAGTTCCGGCTGCTGGACAACCTGGGCATCCGGAGGCTATACGCAAGTGTTGGCTCAAGTATGGGTGGCATGCAGAGTCTGGCTGCTGGAACCTTGTTTCCAGAACGCGTAGGCCGACTCGTCAGCATCAGCGGCTGTGCGCGAAGCCATCCGTATAGCATTGCCATGAGGCACACGCAGCGCCAAG TGCTTATGATGGACCCAAACTGGGCTCGCGGTTTCTACTATGACGGCATTCCACCACATGGTGGTATGAAGCTTGCTCGAGAGATTGCGACAGTCACATACCGAAGTGGTCCAGAGTGGGAGCAACGCTTCGGCAGGCGGCGCGCAGATCCGTCGCGGCCGCCAGCGCTATGCCCGGACTTTCTCATCGAAACATACCTCGACCATGCGGGAGAAAAGTGGTGTCTAGAGTACGATCCGAACAGTCTGCTCTACGTCTCCAAGGCCATGGACCTCTTCGACCTCGGTCAAGAGCACCGAAACCGCATCAACGAGGTGCGAAAGGCAAATAGGGGCAAATTGCAAGCGTATCTCGACGGCAATGCTATTACAACCGATACTAGCAGTGATCTTTGCAGCCTAACTCTGCCCGATCAGCCCTACGAGGAGAAGGAGCAGCCTGCCGATGTGGACGCTGTGACCCATACCGACGGGAGCGAGCCGCCCGCCGATCTTGTAGCCGGAATGAAGCCCCTCGCTAATACCCCGACCTTGGTCCTGGGCGTTGCAAGCGATATCCTCTTCCCTGCTTGGCAGCAGAAAGAAATAGCGACGACTCTTAAACGCGCGGGGAACAAGAATGTGACGCATATTGAGCTGGGTGAGGAGAAGAGCTTGTTCGGTCACGATACCTTTCTTCTTGATCTGCAGAATGTTGGCGGGGCTGTTCAGAACTTCTTGGGCTGA
- a CDS encoding Glyco-hydro-47 domain containing protein codes for MAPAIRRIIVLFVSVTFIILAFRQLSARTDLPPPTLTSSNRIDHRVEWKDLPIRYPVSSLTPLPTGTPAAIPRIQHEFGIETEHNKAKRLQRQTAVKKAFLHTWDGYKKHAWLQDEVTPVTGGFKNGFGQRGASLVDALDTLIIMGLDEDFEKAVHAVKKIDFTTAGVQRLNVFETTIRYLGGLLSAYDLSKVKHNTLLQKATELGEMLYAAFDTPNRMPVTRWDWENAAMNGHQEADAQAISAEIGSLTLEFTRLSQLTGNMKWHDAAQRITDLLEKNQNKTKIPGLFPLFVSPYREEFNDGTFTLGGMSDSLYEYLPKQHLLLGGLTDQYRKLYESAIEPAKEHLFFRPRIPESKHILISGDARISAGGSVKLEPNGQHLACFTGGMVALGAKIFNRTEDLDVARKLVDGCTWVYEAMPTGIMPETFRMMPCVSEEDCAWDVEKWHEAVKYSYSTNLHSQHYDVQDVIKEDGLQPGFSKIADPRFLLRPEAIESVFILYRITGDTTLQDTAWRMFESINNATMAEFAHSAIADVTVPRGQSTQKLDECESFWMAETLKYFYLIFSEPSLVSLDDYVFNTEAHPLLRPKHG; via the exons ATGGCCCCCGCCATTCGCCGCATTATCGTTCTTTTTGTATCTGTGACTTTCATCATCCTCGCCTTTCGCCAGCTCAGCGCTCGAACCGATCTACCCCCACCAACCTTGACCTCCTCGAATCGAATCGATCATCGCGTAGAATGGAAGGACCTCCCAATACGGTATCCGGTATCTTCATTGACTCCTCTACCCACTGGCACTCCGGCTGCCATCCCACGAATACAACACGAGTTCGGAATTGAGACGGAACACAACAAGGCGAAGCGGCTACAAAGACAAACAGCTGTCAAGAAAGCATTTTTGCATACTTGGGATGGCTACAAAAAGCATGCATGGCTACAGGACGAAGTGACGCCGGTAACAGGCGGCTTCAAAAACGGCTTTGGACAGCGGGGAGCATCGTTGGTGGATGCATTGGATACGCTCATCATTATGGGACTGGACGAGGATTTTGAAAAGGCAGTACATGCTGTCAAGAAGATTGATTTTACCACTGCTGGCGTTCAGCGGTTGAATGTCTTCGAAACAACCATTCGCTATCTTGGAGGCCTGCTGAGCGCATATGATTTGAGTAAAGTGAAGCATAACACACTACTTCAAAAAGCGACCGAGTTGGGAGAGATGTTATACGCTGCGTTCGACACGCCAAACAGGATGCCAGTCACACGGTGGGACTGGGAAAA CGCTGCTATGAACGGACACCAAGAGGCCGATGCGCAGGCAATTAGCGCAGAAATTGGATCTCTGACCCTTGAATTTACTCGCCTCTCACAGCTCACCGGAAACATGAAGTGGCACGACGCGGCGCAAAGAATCACAGATCTACTCGAGAAGAACCAGAACAAGACCAAGATCCCTGGGTTGTTCCCCCTATTCGTTAGCCCATATAGGGAAGAGTTCAATGACGGGACGTTTACGCTGGGCGGTATGTCTGATTCACTATACGAGTATTTGCCTAAGCAGCATCTACTCCTCGGAGGGCTCACAGATCAGTACCGGAAGCTATACGAGAGTGCGATTGAGCCCGCGAAAGAACACCTTTTCTTCCGCCCGAGAATTCCTGAGAGCAAGCATATTCTCATCTCGGGCGATGCGAGGATAAGTGCTGGAGGATCAGTCAAGCTCGAACCAAACGGCCAACATCTTGCCTGCTTCACAGGTGGTATGGTGGCTCTGGGCGCAAAGATCTTCAACCGCACTGAAGACCTCGATGTTGCGCGCAAGTTGGTAGATGGTTGCACCTGGGTCTACGAGGCTATGCCTACGGGTATCATGCCCGAGACCTTTCGAATGATGCCCTGTGTCAGTGAAGAAGATTGTGCCTGGGATGTGGAGAAGTGGCATGAGGCTGTGAAGTATTCATACTCTACTAATCTCCACTCTCAGCACTACGACGTTCAAGACGTCATCAAGGAAGACGGACTTCAGCCTGGTTTCTCCAAGATTGCTGACCCGCGATTCCTGCTTCG ACCAGAAGCCATTGAATCCGTCTTCATCCTTTACCGTATAACCGGCGATACGACACTCCAAGACACGGCTTGGCGCATGTTTGAATCCATCAACAATGCTACAATGGCCGAGTTTGCACACTCTGCTATCGCAGACGTGACGGTTCCCAGGGGCCAAAGCACGCAGAAGTTGGATGAATGCGAGAGCTTTTGGATGGCTGAGACACTCAAGTACTTTTATTTGATCTTCAGCGAGCCGAGCCTTGTGAGCTTGGATGATTATGTATT TAACACTGAAGCGCATCCGTTGCTTCGTCCAAAACATGGTTGA